In a single window of the Arachis hypogaea cultivar Tifrunner chromosome 6, arahy.Tifrunner.gnm2.J5K5, whole genome shotgun sequence genome:
- the LOC112756091 gene encoding probable isoaspartyl peptidase/L-asparaginase 2 produces the protein MGGWAIAVHGGAGVDPNLPLHRQEEAKQLLTRCLNLGISALNSNLPAIDVVELIVRELETDPLFNSGRGSALTEKGTVEMEASIMDGPKRRCGAVSGLTTVKNPVSLARLVMEKSPHSYLAFSGAEDFARQQGVEVVDNEYFITPENVGMLKLAKEANAILFDYRIPNGCETTCGANVESPLHMNGLPISVYAPETVGCVVVDREGRCAAATSTGGLMNKMAGRIGDSPLIGSGTYACDLCGVSCTGEGEAIIRATLAREVAAVMEYKGLGLQEAVDFCIKTRLDDGKAGLIAVSKNGEVAYGFNCNGMFRGCATENGFMEVGIWE, from the exons ATGGGTGGTTGGGCTATTGCTGTGCATGGCGGAGCTGGTGTTGACCCTAATCTCCCCCTCCATCGTCAAGAAGAAGCCAAACAACTCCTCACTCGCTGTCTCAATCTCGGCATCTCTGCCCTCAATTCTAATCTCCCTGCCATCGACGTCGTCGAACTCATC GTCAGGGAATTGGAAACAGATCCATTGTTCAATTCAGGGCGTGGATCTGCCCTAACGGAAAAAGGAACTGTGGAGATGGAGGCTAGCATAATGGATGGCCCAAAGAGGCGATGCGGCGCCGTTTCGGGTCTCACCACCGTTAAGAACCCAGTCTCTCTGGCCCGTTTGGTTATGGAAAAATCCCCACATTCCTACCTCGCTTTCTCTGGCGCCGAAGACTTCGCTAGACAACAG GGAGTGGAGGTTGTGGACAATGAATACTTCATAACCCCAGAAAACGTTGGCATGCTCAAATTAGCAAAGGAAGCAAATGCAATCCTG TTTGATTACCGAATTCCCAATGGATGCGAGACAACATGCGGTGCAAATGTGGAGTCCCCACTCCACATGAACGGTCTTCCCATCAGCGTATACGCACCGGAGACGGTGGGTTGCGTGGTGGTGGACCGGGAGGGACGTTGCGCGGCCGCCACATCAACTGGTGGCCTCATGAACAAGATGGCGGGTCGCATCGGCGACTCGCCCTTGATAGGCTCTGGGACCTATGCATGTGACCTATGTGGGGTCTCGTGCACCGGCGAGGGCGAGGCTATCATTCGCGCCACGCTGGCGCGCGAGGTCGCCGCCGTGATGGAGTACAAGGGACTTGGGCTCCAAGAGgcagtggatttttgcatcaaaaCTAGGCTTGATGATGGGAAAGCTGGCCTAATTGCTGTGTCTAAAAATGGTGAAGTGGCTTATGGGTTTAATTGTAATGGCATGTTTAGGGGTTGTGCCACAGAGAATGGGTTCATGGAGGTTGGAATTTGGGAATGA